A single window of Scomber scombrus chromosome 12, fScoSco1.1, whole genome shotgun sequence DNA harbors:
- the klc1b gene encoding kinesin light chain 1b isoform X1, translated as MSTMVYPREEKLEKLSQEEIISNTKLVIQGLEALKNEHNSILHSLLETIKCLKKDEEANLVHEKSNLLRKSVEMIELGLGEAQVMMALSNHLNAVESEKQKLRAQVRRLCQENQWLRDELANTQQKLQKSEQNVAQLEEEKKHLEFMNQLKKYDEDVSPTQEEKDRETPKDSLDDLFPNDEEEHGQGMQHQHNSAAVAAAQQGGYEIPARLRTLHNLVIQYASQGRYEVAVPLCKQALEDLEKTSGHDHPDVATMLNILALVYRDQNKYKEAAHLLNDALSIREKTLGKDHPAVAATLNNLAVLYGKRGKYKEAEPLCKRALEIREKVLGKDHPDVAKQLNNLALLCQNQGKYEEVEYYYCRALEIYESRLGPDDPNVAKTKNNLASCFLKQGKYKEAEILYKEILTRAHEKEFGSVDAENKPIWMHAEEREEMSKGKHRDNTPYGEYGGWYKACKVNSPTVNTTLRNLGALYRRQGKLEAAETLEECAVRSRKQGIDPIHQTRVVEILKDGDGERRRSRDSLSSVKYESGSETGEEVSMGVEWNGDGSGALQRAGSLGKLRDVLRRSSEMLVKKLQGNGPPEPRNTNMKRAASLNYLNRTSDDPFQTRGSSNFRDSRGLSSSTVDLYSGN; from the exons ATGTCGACCATGGTGTATCCACGGGAAGAGAAGCTTGAGAAGCTCTCTCAGGAGGAGATCATCTCCAACACGAAGCTGGTGATCCAGGGTCTGGAGGCCCTGAAGAACGAGCACAACTCCATCCTCCACAGCCTGCTGGAGACCATCAAGTGCTTAAAGAAGGATGAAGAGGCCAACCTGGTGCATGAGAAGTCCAACCTGCTCCGCAAGTCAGTGGAGATGATTGAACTGGGCCTGGGAGAAGCACAG GTGATGATGGCCCTGTCCAACCACCTGAACGCCGTGGAGTCTGAGAAGCAGAAGCTGCGTGCTCAGGTGAGGAGGCTTTGCCAGGAGAACCAGTGGCTGCGGGACGAGCTGGCTAACACCCAGCAGAAGCTGCAGAAGAGTGAGCAGAATGTGGCCCAgctggaggaagagaagaagcaCCTGGAGTTCATGAACCAGCTCAAAAAGTATGATGAAGACGTCTCACCCACT CAGGAGGAAAAGGACAGAGAAACACCGAAGGACTCCTTGGATGACCTCTTCCCCAATGATGAGGAGGAGCATGGCCAAGGAA TGCAGCACCAACACAACAGTGCGGCCGTGGCTGCAGCCCAGCAGGGAGGCTACGAGATCCCAGCTCGTCTGAGAACTCTGCACAATCTGGTGATCCAGTATGCCTCCCAGGGCAGGTACGAGGTAGCCGTGCCCCTCTGCAAGCAAGCTTTGGAGGACCTGGAGAAAACCTCTGGACACGACCACCCTGATGTGGCCACCATGCTCAACATCCTGGCTTTGGTCTATAG GGATCAGAACAAATACAAAGAGGCCGCCCATCTGCTCAACGATGCCCTGTCCATCCGGGAGAAAACCCTGGGCAAAGACCATCCTGCT GTTGCTGCGACGCTCAACAACTTGGCCGTGCTGTACGGAAAGAGGGGGAAGTACAAGGAGGCCGAACCTCTGTGTAAGAGGGCTCTGGAGATCAGAGAAAAG GTCCTGGGGAAGGACCATCCAGATGTGGCCAAACAGCTGAACAACCTGGCTCTACTGTGCCAGAATCAGGGCAAGTACGAGGAGGTGGAGTACTACTACTGCCGCGCCCTGGAGATCTACGAGTCCAGGCTGGGCCCAGATGATCCTAATGTGGCCAAAACCAAGAACAACCTG gcTTCCTGCTTTCTCAAACAGGGGAAATACAAGGAGGCTGAGATTCTGTACAAAGAGATTCTGACTCGTGCTCATGAGAAAGAGTTTGGATCTGTTGATG ctgaaaacaagCCCATCTGGATGCacgcagaggagagagaggagatgagcaAG GGCAAGCACAGAGACAACACACCATACGGAGAGTACGGCGGCTGGTACAAGGCCTGCAAAGTCAACAG cccTACAGTGAACACCACTCTGAGGAACCTGGGGGCTCTGTACCGCCGACAGGGCAAACTAGAGGCCGCCGAGACTCTGGAAGAGTGCGCCGTGAGGTCTCGCAAGCAG GGCATCGACCCCATTCACCAGACACGTGTGGTGGAGATCCTGAAAGACGGAGACGGCGAAAGGCGGAGGAGCCGGGACAGCCTGTCCAGCGTTAAGTATGAGAGCGGCTCTGAGACCGGCGAGGAAGTGAGTATGGGCGTGGAATGGAACGGG gacGGCAGCGGAGCCCTCCAACGCGCCGGCTCTCTGGGGAAGCTCCGGGACGTTTTGCGTCGTAGCAGCGAGATGCTGGTGAAGAAACTGCAGGGCAATGGACCGCCTGAGCCTCGCAACACCAA CATGAAGCGAGCTGCTTCCTTGAATTATCTCAACAGGACCAGTGATGACCCGTTCCAG ACTCGAGGAAGCAGTAACTTCAGGGATAGCCGGGGCCTGAGCTCCAGCACCGTGGATCTGTACTCTGGAAACTGA
- the klc1b gene encoding kinesin light chain 1b isoform X3 — MSTMVYPREEKLEKLSQEEIISNTKLVIQGLEALKNEHNSILHSLLETIKCLKKDEEANLVHEKSNLLRKSVEMIELGLGEAQVMMALSNHLNAVESEKQKLRAQVRRLCQENQWLRDELANTQQKLQKSEQNVAQLEEEKKHLEFMNQLKKYDEDVSPTQEEKDRETPKDSLDDLFPNDEEEHGQGMQHQHNSAAVAAAQQGGYEIPARLRTLHNLVIQYASQGRYEVAVPLCKQALEDLEKTSGHDHPDVATMLNILALVYRDQNKYKEAAHLLNDALSIREKTLGKDHPAVAATLNNLAVLYGKRGKYKEAEPLCKRALEIREKVLGKDHPDVAKQLNNLALLCQNQGKYEEVEYYYCRALEIYESRLGPDDPNVAKTKNNLASCFLKQGKYKEAEILYKEILTRAHEKEFGSVDAENKPIWMHAEEREEMSKGKHRDNTPYGEYGGWYKACKVNSPTVNTTLRNLGALYRRQGKLEAAETLEECAVRSRKQGIDPIHQTRVVEILKDGDGERRRSRDSLSSVKYESGSETGEEA, encoded by the exons ATGTCGACCATGGTGTATCCACGGGAAGAGAAGCTTGAGAAGCTCTCTCAGGAGGAGATCATCTCCAACACGAAGCTGGTGATCCAGGGTCTGGAGGCCCTGAAGAACGAGCACAACTCCATCCTCCACAGCCTGCTGGAGACCATCAAGTGCTTAAAGAAGGATGAAGAGGCCAACCTGGTGCATGAGAAGTCCAACCTGCTCCGCAAGTCAGTGGAGATGATTGAACTGGGCCTGGGAGAAGCACAG GTGATGATGGCCCTGTCCAACCACCTGAACGCCGTGGAGTCTGAGAAGCAGAAGCTGCGTGCTCAGGTGAGGAGGCTTTGCCAGGAGAACCAGTGGCTGCGGGACGAGCTGGCTAACACCCAGCAGAAGCTGCAGAAGAGTGAGCAGAATGTGGCCCAgctggaggaagagaagaagcaCCTGGAGTTCATGAACCAGCTCAAAAAGTATGATGAAGACGTCTCACCCACT CAGGAGGAAAAGGACAGAGAAACACCGAAGGACTCCTTGGATGACCTCTTCCCCAATGATGAGGAGGAGCATGGCCAAGGAA TGCAGCACCAACACAACAGTGCGGCCGTGGCTGCAGCCCAGCAGGGAGGCTACGAGATCCCAGCTCGTCTGAGAACTCTGCACAATCTGGTGATCCAGTATGCCTCCCAGGGCAGGTACGAGGTAGCCGTGCCCCTCTGCAAGCAAGCTTTGGAGGACCTGGAGAAAACCTCTGGACACGACCACCCTGATGTGGCCACCATGCTCAACATCCTGGCTTTGGTCTATAG GGATCAGAACAAATACAAAGAGGCCGCCCATCTGCTCAACGATGCCCTGTCCATCCGGGAGAAAACCCTGGGCAAAGACCATCCTGCT GTTGCTGCGACGCTCAACAACTTGGCCGTGCTGTACGGAAAGAGGGGGAAGTACAAGGAGGCCGAACCTCTGTGTAAGAGGGCTCTGGAGATCAGAGAAAAG GTCCTGGGGAAGGACCATCCAGATGTGGCCAAACAGCTGAACAACCTGGCTCTACTGTGCCAGAATCAGGGCAAGTACGAGGAGGTGGAGTACTACTACTGCCGCGCCCTGGAGATCTACGAGTCCAGGCTGGGCCCAGATGATCCTAATGTGGCCAAAACCAAGAACAACCTG gcTTCCTGCTTTCTCAAACAGGGGAAATACAAGGAGGCTGAGATTCTGTACAAAGAGATTCTGACTCGTGCTCATGAGAAAGAGTTTGGATCTGTTGATG ctgaaaacaagCCCATCTGGATGCacgcagaggagagagaggagatgagcaAG GGCAAGCACAGAGACAACACACCATACGGAGAGTACGGCGGCTGGTACAAGGCCTGCAAAGTCAACAG cccTACAGTGAACACCACTCTGAGGAACCTGGGGGCTCTGTACCGCCGACAGGGCAAACTAGAGGCCGCCGAGACTCTGGAAGAGTGCGCCGTGAGGTCTCGCAAGCAG GGCATCGACCCCATTCACCAGACACGTGTGGTGGAGATCCTGAAAGACGGAGACGGCGAAAGGCGGAGGAGCCGGGACAGCCTGTCCAGCGTTAAGTATGAGAGCGGCTCTGAGACCGGCGAGGAA GCCTAA
- the klc1b gene encoding kinesin light chain 1b isoform X2, translated as MSTMVYPREEKLEKLSQEEIISNTKLVIQGLEALKNEHNSILHSLLETIKCLKKDEEANLVHEKSNLLRKSVEMIELGLGEAQVMMALSNHLNAVESEKQKLRAQVRRLCQENQWLRDELANTQQKLQKSEQNVAQLEEEKKHLEFMNQLKKYDEDVSPTQEEKDRETPKDSLDDLFPNDEEEHGQGMQHQHNSAAVAAAQQGGYEIPARLRTLHNLVIQYASQGRYEVAVPLCKQALEDLEKTSGHDHPDVATMLNILALVYRDQNKYKEAAHLLNDALSIREKTLGKDHPAVAATLNNLAVLYGKRGKYKEAEPLCKRALEIREKVLGKDHPDVAKQLNNLALLCQNQGKYEEVEYYYCRALEIYESRLGPDDPNVAKTKNNLASCFLKQGKYKEAEILYKEILTRAHEKEFGSVDAENKPIWMHAEEREEMSKGKHRDNTPYGEYGGWYKACKVNSPTVNTTLRNLGALYRRQGKLEAAETLEECAVRSRKQGIDPIHQTRVVEILKDGDGERRRSRDSLSSVKYESGSETGEEVSMGVEWNGA; from the exons ATGTCGACCATGGTGTATCCACGGGAAGAGAAGCTTGAGAAGCTCTCTCAGGAGGAGATCATCTCCAACACGAAGCTGGTGATCCAGGGTCTGGAGGCCCTGAAGAACGAGCACAACTCCATCCTCCACAGCCTGCTGGAGACCATCAAGTGCTTAAAGAAGGATGAAGAGGCCAACCTGGTGCATGAGAAGTCCAACCTGCTCCGCAAGTCAGTGGAGATGATTGAACTGGGCCTGGGAGAAGCACAG GTGATGATGGCCCTGTCCAACCACCTGAACGCCGTGGAGTCTGAGAAGCAGAAGCTGCGTGCTCAGGTGAGGAGGCTTTGCCAGGAGAACCAGTGGCTGCGGGACGAGCTGGCTAACACCCAGCAGAAGCTGCAGAAGAGTGAGCAGAATGTGGCCCAgctggaggaagagaagaagcaCCTGGAGTTCATGAACCAGCTCAAAAAGTATGATGAAGACGTCTCACCCACT CAGGAGGAAAAGGACAGAGAAACACCGAAGGACTCCTTGGATGACCTCTTCCCCAATGATGAGGAGGAGCATGGCCAAGGAA TGCAGCACCAACACAACAGTGCGGCCGTGGCTGCAGCCCAGCAGGGAGGCTACGAGATCCCAGCTCGTCTGAGAACTCTGCACAATCTGGTGATCCAGTATGCCTCCCAGGGCAGGTACGAGGTAGCCGTGCCCCTCTGCAAGCAAGCTTTGGAGGACCTGGAGAAAACCTCTGGACACGACCACCCTGATGTGGCCACCATGCTCAACATCCTGGCTTTGGTCTATAG GGATCAGAACAAATACAAAGAGGCCGCCCATCTGCTCAACGATGCCCTGTCCATCCGGGAGAAAACCCTGGGCAAAGACCATCCTGCT GTTGCTGCGACGCTCAACAACTTGGCCGTGCTGTACGGAAAGAGGGGGAAGTACAAGGAGGCCGAACCTCTGTGTAAGAGGGCTCTGGAGATCAGAGAAAAG GTCCTGGGGAAGGACCATCCAGATGTGGCCAAACAGCTGAACAACCTGGCTCTACTGTGCCAGAATCAGGGCAAGTACGAGGAGGTGGAGTACTACTACTGCCGCGCCCTGGAGATCTACGAGTCCAGGCTGGGCCCAGATGATCCTAATGTGGCCAAAACCAAGAACAACCTG gcTTCCTGCTTTCTCAAACAGGGGAAATACAAGGAGGCTGAGATTCTGTACAAAGAGATTCTGACTCGTGCTCATGAGAAAGAGTTTGGATCTGTTGATG ctgaaaacaagCCCATCTGGATGCacgcagaggagagagaggagatgagcaAG GGCAAGCACAGAGACAACACACCATACGGAGAGTACGGCGGCTGGTACAAGGCCTGCAAAGTCAACAG cccTACAGTGAACACCACTCTGAGGAACCTGGGGGCTCTGTACCGCCGACAGGGCAAACTAGAGGCCGCCGAGACTCTGGAAGAGTGCGCCGTGAGGTCTCGCAAGCAG GGCATCGACCCCATTCACCAGACACGTGTGGTGGAGATCCTGAAAGACGGAGACGGCGAAAGGCGGAGGAGCCGGGACAGCCTGTCCAGCGTTAAGTATGAGAGCGGCTCTGAGACCGGCGAGGAAGTGAGTATGGGCGTGGAATGGAACGGG GCCTAA